The Sardina pilchardus chromosome 19, fSarPil1.1, whole genome shotgun sequence genome window below encodes:
- the c8g gene encoding complement component C8 gamma chain gives MQHIWICIAMLTVLGEPNTLEASRIQGRKNERAQAQNVIDKITAAPNLDLSQMAGKWYLISAASKCPYLLESGFKVESTTISLTPPTTSDAPMLVSTFRKLNQQCWEIKQEYQTTSSKGRLLLSNKNPKKNIDIVIAETDHSSYAILYYQRQGQISMKLYGRSPKVPDSTADKFEEFAGKQGLGLDYVFQFPSYSFCESIDKDCVLVM, from the exons ATGCAGCACATATGGATTTGTATAGCCATGCTGACGGTACTTGGAGAACCGAACACACTTGAGGCCTCAAGAATCCAAGGCAGGAAAAACGAGCGTGCACAGGCGCAGAACGTCATCGACAAGATCACCGCAGCACCCAACCTCGACCTGAGCCAG ATGGCCGGCAAATGGTATTTGATTAGCGCTGCCTCGAAATGCCCCTACCTCCTAGAGAGCGGTTTTAAGGTGGAGAGCACCACCATATCCCTGACGCCACCCACCACCTCCGATGCTCCCATGCTGGTGAGCACCTTCAGGAAACT AAACCAGCAGTGTTGGGAGATCAAGCAAGAGTACCAAACCACCAGCTCCAAAGGAAGACTTTTGCTCTCAA ATAAGAATCCTAAGAAAAACATTGATATTGTGATCGCTGAAACAGACCACAGCTCCTATGCCATACTCTACTATCAAAGGCAAGGACAAATCTCCATGAAGTTATATG GGAGGTCTCCAAAAGTCCCTGACTCTACTGCAGATAAATTTGAGGAGTTTGCGGGCAAACAGGGCCTTGGGTTGGACTATGTCTTCCAGTTCCCAAGTTACA GCTTCTGTGAGTCCATTGATAAGGACTGTGTGCTAG TCATGTAA
- the zfx gene encoding zinc finger X-chromosomal protein isoform X2 yields MDEVTALSIHSQEPKIIFHGSGVDGDEDDGVVVELQETVLVSDMEGEGMTVHGFAPDELVIQDAIEDVVAEYVQCTEDDGLESAIAVETCDMSPDGVALEDEGLHMDDKTDQEDGCGDYLMISLDEAGKMVTGDGEKVTMETALEEQDGEDKDEDGQEVIKVYIFKADSGEEDLGGTVDIDESELDVDEGVELVDSAGLPIREKMVYMSVGDAHETQDEISGEESETCETRNGAASALLHIDESDVIEKLSRQRSKNKNKKRSELHHVQTAIIIGPYGQPLTVYPCMLCGKKFKSRGFLKRHTKNHHQEAVSRKKYQCTDCDFTTNKKVSLHNHMEVHALSSKPAAAAAAAAPFECEICGKEFGQQAALFSHRLQHHHRETKLQMSPPAATKMHKCKFCDYETAEQGLLNRHLLAVHSKNFPHICVECGKGFRHPSELKKHMRTHTGEKPYACHYCDYKSADSSNLKTHVKTKHSKEMPFKCDRCFQTFAEMEELVAHGATHEEAKSHQCPHCGHKSSNSSDLKRHVISVHTKDYPHKCAICGKGFHRPSELKKHSVSHRVRRLHKCRHCSFKIADPFVLSRHILSVHTKEQKALSDKQAAAAGAAVTAATAAAKRTFGGAAAGTPSSGPKKAFSAGAAVMKGPRERRVYQCQYCEYSTGDASGFKRHVISIHTKDYPHRCEYCSKGFRRPSEKNQHILRHHKDLVSPE; encoded by the exons ATGGATGAAGTGactgctctctccatccattctcAAGAGCCCAAGATCATCTTTCATGGATCAG GTGTGGATGGCGATGAAGATgacggggtggtggtggagctgcagGAGACGGTCCTGGTGTCGGATATGGAGGGCGAGGGCATGACGGTGCACGGCTTCGCCCCCGACGAGCTGGTCATCCAGGACGCCATCGAGGATGTGGTCGCCGAGTACGTGCAGTGCACAGAGGACGACGGGCTGGAGTCGGCCATCGCCGTGGAGACGTGCGACATGTCGCCCGACGGAGTGGCGCTGGAGGACGAGGGGCTGCACATGGACGACAAGACGGACCAGGAGGACGGCTGCGGAGATTATCTCATGATCTCGT TGGACGAAGCTGGCAAGATGGTGACGGGCGATGGAGAGAAGGTTACCATGGAGACGGCGTTAGAGGAGCAGGACGGAGAGGATAAGGATGAAGATGGGCAGGAGGTCATCAAGGTGTACATCTTCAAAGCCGACTCTGGGGAGGAAGACCTTG GCGGCACGGTGGACATCGACGAGAGCGAGCTGGACGTTGACGAGGGCGTGGAGCTGGTGGACTCGGCCGGCCTGCCAATCAGGGAGAAGATGGTGTACATGTCTGTGGGAGACGCCCATGAAACGCAGGACGAGATCA GCGGTGAGGAGAGCGAGACCTGCGAGACGAGGAACGGCGCGGCCAGCGCTCTCCTGCACATCGACGAGTCGGACGTCATCGAGAAGCTGAGCCGCCAGCGGagcaagaacaagaacaagaagcGCTCGGAGCTCCATCATGTCCAGACAG CCATCATCATCGGTCCGTACGGCCAGCCGCTGACCGTGTACCCCTGCATGCTCTGCGGCAAGAAGTTCAAGTCGCGCGGCTTCCTGAAGCGCCACACCAAGAACCACCACCAGGAGGCCGTCAGCCGCAAGAAGTACCAGTGCACCGACTGCGACTTCACCACCAACAAGAAGGTGAGCCTGCACAACCACATGGAGGTGCACGCGCTCAGCAGCAAGCCtgccgcggcggcggcggcggccgcgcCCTTCGAGTGCGAGATCTGCGGCAAGGAGTTCGGCCAGCAGGCGGCGCTCTTCTCCCACCGGCTGCAGCACCACCACCGCGAGACCAAGCTGCAGATGTCGCCGCCCGCCGCCACCAAGATGCACAAGTGCAAGTTCTGCGACTACGAGACGGCCGAGCAGGGCCTGCTCAACCGCCACCTGCTGGCCGTGCACAGCAAGAACTTCCCGCACATCTGCGTGGAGTGCGGCAAGGGCTTCCGCCACCCGTCGGAGCTCAAGaagcacatgcgcacgcacacgggCGAGAAGCCGTACGCCTGCCACTACTGCGACTACAAGTCGGCCGACTCGTCCAACCTGAAGACGCACGTCAAGACCAAGCACAGCAAGGAGATGCCCTTCAAGTGCGACCGCTGCTTCCAGACCTTCGCCGAGATGGAGGAGCTGGTGGCGCACGGGGCCACGCACGAGGAGGCCAAGTCGCACCAGTGCCCGCACTGCGGCCACAAGAGCTCCAACTCCAGCGACCTCAAGCGCCACGTCATCTCGGTGCACACCAAGGACTACCCGCACAAGTGCGCCATCTGCGGCAAGGGCTTCCACCGGCCGTCGGAGCTCAAGAAGCACTCCGTCTCGCACCGCGTGCGCCGCCTGCACAAGTGCCGCCACTGCAGCTTTAAGATCGCCGACCCCTTCGTGCTGAGCCGCCACATCCTGTCGGTGCACACCAAGGAGCAGAAGGCGCTCTCCGACAagcaggcggcggcggcgggcgcgGCCGTCACCGCGGCGACGGCGGCGGCCAAACGGACCTTTGGGGGGGCGGCGGCGGGCACGCCGTCGTCGGGGCCCAAGAAGGCCTTCTCGGCGGGCGCGGCGGTCATGAAGGGGCCTCGCGAGCGCCGCGTGTACCAGTGCCAGTACTGCGAGTACAGCACGGGCGACGCCTCGGGGTTCAAGCGCCACGTCATCTCCATCCACACCAAGGACTACCCGCACCGCTGCGAGTACTGCTCCAAAGGGTTCCGCCGGCCCTCGGAGAAGAACCAGCACATCCTGCGCCATCACAAGGACCTGGTGTCTCCAGAATGA
- the zfx gene encoding zinc finger Y-chromosomal protein 1 isoform X1, producing the protein MDEVTALSIHSQEPKIIFHGSGVDGDEDDGVVVELQETVLVSDMEGEGMTVHGFAPDELVIQDAIEDVVAEYVQCTEDDGLESAIAVETCDMSPDGVALEDEGLHMDDKTDQEDGCGDYLMISLDEAGKMVTGDGEKVTMETALEEQDGEDKDEDGQEVIKVYIFKADSGEEDLGGTVDIDESELDVDEGVELVDSAGLPIREKMVYMSVGDAHETQDEINVAKLSDEVYMEVVVGGEEAGHHQRSLDSAPLSKELMPVAWAAACGGEESETCETRNGAASALLHIDESDVIEKLSRQRSKNKNKKRSELHHVQTAIIIGPYGQPLTVYPCMLCGKKFKSRGFLKRHTKNHHQEAVSRKKYQCTDCDFTTNKKVSLHNHMEVHALSSKPAAAAAAAAPFECEICGKEFGQQAALFSHRLQHHHRETKLQMSPPAATKMHKCKFCDYETAEQGLLNRHLLAVHSKNFPHICVECGKGFRHPSELKKHMRTHTGEKPYACHYCDYKSADSSNLKTHVKTKHSKEMPFKCDRCFQTFAEMEELVAHGATHEEAKSHQCPHCGHKSSNSSDLKRHVISVHTKDYPHKCAICGKGFHRPSELKKHSVSHRVRRLHKCRHCSFKIADPFVLSRHILSVHTKEQKALSDKQAAAAGAAVTAATAAAKRTFGGAAAGTPSSGPKKAFSAGAAVMKGPRERRVYQCQYCEYSTGDASGFKRHVISIHTKDYPHRCEYCSKGFRRPSEKNQHILRHHKDLVSPE; encoded by the exons ATGGATGAAGTGactgctctctccatccattctcAAGAGCCCAAGATCATCTTTCATGGATCAG GTGTGGATGGCGATGAAGATgacggggtggtggtggagctgcagGAGACGGTCCTGGTGTCGGATATGGAGGGCGAGGGCATGACGGTGCACGGCTTCGCCCCCGACGAGCTGGTCATCCAGGACGCCATCGAGGATGTGGTCGCCGAGTACGTGCAGTGCACAGAGGACGACGGGCTGGAGTCGGCCATCGCCGTGGAGACGTGCGACATGTCGCCCGACGGAGTGGCGCTGGAGGACGAGGGGCTGCACATGGACGACAAGACGGACCAGGAGGACGGCTGCGGAGATTATCTCATGATCTCGT TGGACGAAGCTGGCAAGATGGTGACGGGCGATGGAGAGAAGGTTACCATGGAGACGGCGTTAGAGGAGCAGGACGGAGAGGATAAGGATGAAGATGGGCAGGAGGTCATCAAGGTGTACATCTTCAAAGCCGACTCTGGGGAGGAAGACCTTG GCGGCACGGTGGACATCGACGAGAGCGAGCTGGACGTTGACGAGGGCGTGGAGCTGGTGGACTCGGCCGGCCTGCCAATCAGGGAGAAGATGGTGTACATGTCTGTGGGAGACGCCCATGAAACGCAGGACGAGATCA ATGTGGCAAAGCTCTCGGATGAGGTTTacatggaggtggtggtgggaggagaggaggcggggcATCACCAGCGCTCGCTCGACAGCGCCCCCCTGAGCAAGGAGTTGATGCCAGTGGCGTGGGCCGCGGCCTGTG GCGGTGAGGAGAGCGAGACCTGCGAGACGAGGAACGGCGCGGCCAGCGCTCTCCTGCACATCGACGAGTCGGACGTCATCGAGAAGCTGAGCCGCCAGCGGagcaagaacaagaacaagaagcGCTCGGAGCTCCATCATGTCCAGACAG CCATCATCATCGGTCCGTACGGCCAGCCGCTGACCGTGTACCCCTGCATGCTCTGCGGCAAGAAGTTCAAGTCGCGCGGCTTCCTGAAGCGCCACACCAAGAACCACCACCAGGAGGCCGTCAGCCGCAAGAAGTACCAGTGCACCGACTGCGACTTCACCACCAACAAGAAGGTGAGCCTGCACAACCACATGGAGGTGCACGCGCTCAGCAGCAAGCCtgccgcggcggcggcggcggccgcgcCCTTCGAGTGCGAGATCTGCGGCAAGGAGTTCGGCCAGCAGGCGGCGCTCTTCTCCCACCGGCTGCAGCACCACCACCGCGAGACCAAGCTGCAGATGTCGCCGCCCGCCGCCACCAAGATGCACAAGTGCAAGTTCTGCGACTACGAGACGGCCGAGCAGGGCCTGCTCAACCGCCACCTGCTGGCCGTGCACAGCAAGAACTTCCCGCACATCTGCGTGGAGTGCGGCAAGGGCTTCCGCCACCCGTCGGAGCTCAAGaagcacatgcgcacgcacacgggCGAGAAGCCGTACGCCTGCCACTACTGCGACTACAAGTCGGCCGACTCGTCCAACCTGAAGACGCACGTCAAGACCAAGCACAGCAAGGAGATGCCCTTCAAGTGCGACCGCTGCTTCCAGACCTTCGCCGAGATGGAGGAGCTGGTGGCGCACGGGGCCACGCACGAGGAGGCCAAGTCGCACCAGTGCCCGCACTGCGGCCACAAGAGCTCCAACTCCAGCGACCTCAAGCGCCACGTCATCTCGGTGCACACCAAGGACTACCCGCACAAGTGCGCCATCTGCGGCAAGGGCTTCCACCGGCCGTCGGAGCTCAAGAAGCACTCCGTCTCGCACCGCGTGCGCCGCCTGCACAAGTGCCGCCACTGCAGCTTTAAGATCGCCGACCCCTTCGTGCTGAGCCGCCACATCCTGTCGGTGCACACCAAGGAGCAGAAGGCGCTCTCCGACAagcaggcggcggcggcgggcgcgGCCGTCACCGCGGCGACGGCGGCGGCCAAACGGACCTTTGGGGGGGCGGCGGCGGGCACGCCGTCGTCGGGGCCCAAGAAGGCCTTCTCGGCGGGCGCGGCGGTCATGAAGGGGCCTCGCGAGCGCCGCGTGTACCAGTGCCAGTACTGCGAGTACAGCACGGGCGACGCCTCGGGGTTCAAGCGCCACGTCATCTCCATCCACACCAAGGACTACCCGCACCGCTGCGAGTACTGCTCCAAAGGGTTCCGCCGGCCCTCGGAGAAGAACCAGCACATCCTGCGCCATCACAAGGACCTGGTGTCTCCAGAATGA
- the msrb2 gene encoding methionine-R-sulfoxide reductase B2, mitochondrial, with protein sequence MSRFLLRFTRIVTKGANSTTKAVLTRRGAAAVRPIHTCSGLLSLTRYDESTDWQKKLTPEQYVVTREKGTEVPFSGMYVHHSEAGMYHCVCCDSPLFSSETKYDSGTGWPSFNQAHGTWERDESHASIIRRPDNSLGNTGTEVICKHCDAHLGHVFEDGPDPTGERFCINSVALNFKPRAK encoded by the exons ATGTCACGTTTTCTCCTTCGTTTTACGCGCATTGTCACTAAAGGAGCTAATTCCACTACAAAGGCAGTATTAACAAGAAGGGGGGCTGCAGCCGTTCGTCCTATTCACACATGTTCGG GCTTGCTGTCTCTGACCCGTTACGATGAGAGCACAGACTGGCAGAAGAAGCTAACCCCAGAGCAGTATGTGGTAACCAGGGAGAAAGGCACGGAGGTG CCTTTCAGTGGCATGTACGTGCACCACAGTGAAGCTGGGATGTATCACTGCGTTTGCTGCGATTCACCCCTCTTCAG CTCAGAAACAAAATACGATTCGGGAACTGGTTGGCCATCTTTCAACCAGGCCCACGGAACATGGGAGCGAGATGAAAGTCACGCCAGCATCATACGTCGCCCTGACAACTCACTTGGCAACACTGGAACAGAGGTCATCTGCAAACAC TGTGACGCACACCTCGGCCATGTGTTTGAGGATGGACCAGACCCAACCGGAGAAAGATTCTGTATCAACAGTGTGGCTCTGAACTTTAAACCCAGAGCAAAGTAA
- the LOC134066326 gene encoding lipocalin-like, with protein MTMTVLQLLGVLLCSVFASAEVMPMPDFDLSQMAGKWYMVGFATNAQWFVNHRAGMKMGSALLSPTAGGDLDLTYANLNSDGSCWRMTHLAKKTETPGRFTFRSQRWNNDNDMRIVDAKYDEFALVYTVKTKDGVAEVLNKLYGRSADLSPELQEKFRQFSLETGIAPENIAILPPNGECAAA; from the exons ATGACGATGACCGTTCTGCAGTTGCTAGGAGTGCTCCTGTGCTCCGTCTTTGCCTCTGCCGAGGTGATGCCCATGCCCGACTTCGACCTGTCGCAG ATGGCAGGGAAGTGGTACATGGTTGGCTTCGCCACAAATGCTCAGTGGTTCGTCAACCACAGGGCTGGCATGAAGATGGGCAGTGCCCTGCTCAGCCCGACCGCCGGAGGAGACCTGGACCTCACCTATGCCAACCTGAA CTCCGATGGCTCCTGCTGGAGGATGACCCACCTGGCCAAGAAGACTGAGACTCCTGGACGCTTCACCTTCCGCAGCCAGC GCTGGAACAATGACAATGACATGCGCATAGTGGACGCCAAATACGACGAGTTTGCTCTCGTCTACACCGTCAAGACCAAAGATGGCGTGGCTGAGGTCCTGAACAAACTTTACG GACGCAGTGCCGACTTGAGCCCCGAGCTGCAGGAGAAGTTCAGACAGTTCAGCCTGGAGACTGGAATTGCCCCCGAAAACATCGCCATTCTGCCCCCTAATG GGGAGTGTGCTGCTGcataa
- the armc3 gene encoding armadillo repeat-containing protein 3 → MGKKAKKEPEPPAKDEFDTLSIESKRADTAVLMLSSPEEVVLAKACEAIRKFAEKGDENRITLMGLGAVEPLSRLISHDDKSVRKNAFMALGIMAHNGDVKKLLKKLDVIPSIIAKLSPEEDVVIHEFATQCLASLALDFACKVQIFDSEALGPLIQLLSGSDPDVVKNSVECIYNLVQDLPSRVAVRELNGLPPLLGQLHSEFPVIQELTLRTLGCITTDKETRLAFREEQGLEKLLEVLANKDYSDLHVEALQVVSNCLEDVDTMQYIRETGGLQTLLKFVTTPTLPEVQSSGVKAITKVAHSYENRKILHEQDVEKALMALLAVDNHRVRSAACQGVAAMSQHLASKDTFRHLDGIKPIVQLLRSDSAEVRESAAQALSSLTSGSQLNAQAVFEAEGDEALVQQVQDGSAREVAYAASVLTNMAAQEALRRNILSQGVMQTLVGPLQFKDTHLLVSIIQAVATLACDTEGRTEFRTSGGLPHLVKLLHSYNTEVRRNACWALSVCANDESAASELTKFGALEVLQEINSSTNRRNRFSDIALQRLLDNNLSAKYSLTGHLSATDVIADGFYDPGQTRAGQRVPDLVDLSKQVISQRRPVIAVNGKPKDPSILGLADARQPDSPSESRAASAQSNRSSSRAPRCVTQSNRSSSRAPRCVTQSNRSSSRAPRCVTQSNRSSSRAPRCVTQSSGAELPGVLPRATGPSAELPGVLPRAAEQSSQVCYPEQRS, encoded by the exons ATGGGTAAAAAGGCGAAAAAGGAACCAGAGCCACCTGCAAAAGATGAG TTTGACACTCTATCCATTGAGAGCAAAAGGGCGGACACAGCTGTGCTGATGCTCAGTTCTCCAGAGGAGGTAGTCTTGGCAAAAGCTTGTGAAGCCATTCGCAAATTTGCAGAAAAGG gtgATGAGAACAGGATCACTCTCATGGGCTTGGGAGCAGTGGAGCCTCTCTCGCGCCTCATTTCTCACGACGACAAATCTGTCCGAAAGAATGCCTTCATGGCCCTTGGGATCATGGCCCACAATG GTGATGTCAAAAAATTGCTGAAAAAATTGGATGTCATACCTTCTATCATTGCAAAGCTCTCACCTGAAG AGGATGTGGTGATCCATGAGTTTGCCACTCAGTGTCTCGCATCTCTGGCTCTCGACTTCGCCTGCAAGGTTCAGATCTTCGACAGTGAAGCATTAGGGCCTCTTATCCAACTCCTCTCTGGCAGCGATCCAGATGTAGTGAAGAATTCTGTCGAGTGCATTTACAACCTTGTTCAG gatCTGCCCAGTCGCGTGGCGGTGCGCGAGCTGAACGGGCTCCCCCCGCTGCTGGGCCAGCTGCACTCCGAGTTCCCCGTCATCCAGGAGCTCACGCTGCGCACCCTGGGGTGCATCACCACCGACAAGGAGACGCGTCTGGCCTTCAGGGAGGAGCAGGGCCTCGAGAAACTGCTGGAAGTCCTCGCAAACAAA GATTACAGTGACCTGCATGTGGAGGCCTTGCAGGTGGTCTCCAACTGCCTGGAGGATGTGGACACCATGCAGTACATCCGGGAGACGGGGGGTCTGCAGACACTGCTGAAGTTTGTGACGACACCCACGCTGCCTGAAGTGCAGAGCAGTGGCGTGAAGGCCATCACCAAAGTGGCACACAGCT ATGAAAACAGGAAGATCCTTCACGAGCAGGACGTGGAGAAGGCACTGATGGCTTTGCTGGCTGTGGACAATCACCGCGTGCGTTCTGCAGCCTGCCAGGGGGTGGCAGCGATGAGCCAGCACCTGGCCAGCAAGGACACCTTCAGACATCTGG ATGGCATCAAGCCAATCGTCCAGCTCCTGAGGAGTGACAGCGCGGAGGTGCGGGAGTCTGCGGCGCAGGCGCTGTCCAGCCTGACCAGTGGTAGCCAGCTGAATGCTCA ggctGTATTTGAGGCGGAGGGTGATGAGGCGCTGGTGCAGCAGGTCCAGGATGGCAGTGCCAGGGAAGTGGCGTATGCTGCGTCTGTCCTCACCAACATGGCTGCCCAGGAAGCCCTCCGACGCAACATCCTGTCCCAGGGAGTCATGCAGACCCTGGTGGGGCCTCTGCagttcaaggacacacacctgctggtCAGCATCATCCAGGCCGTGGCCACGCTGGCCTGTGACACAGAGGGCAGGACTGAG TTCAGGACTTCTGGGGGTCTGCCACACTTGGTCAAACTGCTCCATTCATACAACACAGAAGTACGCCGCAATGCATGCTgggccctcagtgtgtgtgccaacGACGAGTCGGCTGCGTCTGAACTCACCAAGTTTGG AGCTCTGGAGGTCCTGCAGGAGATCAACTCTTCCACCAACCGCAGGAACCGATTCAGTGACATCGCCCTGCAGCGGCTACTGGACAACAACCTGTCGGCCAAGTACAGCCTCACCGGCCACCTCTCCGCCACGGACGTCATCGCAGACGGCTTCTATGACCCTGGGCAG ACTCGAGCAGGTCAGAGAGTTCCGGATCTGGTGGATCTATCTAAGCAGGTCATCAGCCAGCGCCGACCAGTCATCGCAGTTAATGGAAAACCAAAAGACCC GAGCATCCTTGGCCTAGCGGACGCCAGGCAGCCGGACAGCCCCAGCGAGTCACGGGCCGCCTCGGCCCAGAGCAACCGGTCCAGCAGCAGAGCTCCCAG GTGTGTTACCCAGAGCAACCGGTCCAGCAGCAGAGCTCCCAGGTGTGTTACCCAGAGCAACCGGTCCAGCAGCAGAGCTCCCAGGTGTGTTACCCAGAGCAACAGGTCCAGCAGCAGAGCTCCCAGGTGTGTTACCCAGAGCAGCGGAGCAGAGCTCCCAG GTGTGTTACCCAGAGCAACAGGTCCATCAGCAGAGCTCCCAGGTGTGTTACCCAGAGCAGCGGAGCAGAGCTCCCAGGTGTGTTACCCAGAGCAGCGGAGCTGA